AACATTCCTTCACAAGAAAGTGATACTGTGCATTATACTGATACCTTATTTCAGTGGTGGTGTCCCCTCCCACTGAAATATTGCTATTTAACAAGAGCTATGTGCTTTTGACtgtttaaacaaaaacaaagagtgACAGTTATATACCAATGAAAAAGCTCAAAGTGACTTTTATGATCGACCACAGAAGCATTATGCAATTGGCTCCCTGACATCAAATGAAAGGATATATAATTATTGAAGTCTGTTACATACAAACTAAATGAAgttattatgcaaatttaccTCATCAAATTTTTCAATGTAAGCACACACAAGGTATTGCAGCAAGTTTGAGGACTTGTCTCTACATTTTACATCCTTTAGTTTAGGGAGTATTTCCAACTCAAAGCCATCTGCTTGTCCACGTGCAACATTTCCCCCATTCATGTAGTTCCCAAAGGCAAGAACCAAACCTAGAATATTGGTGATTTCTTCACTTGTCTTTAGcctctaaaagaaaaatattaatatgAAAGTActtcaaaaaaataatactcCACGTGGCAAACAAAGCTGGTCTAGTACTATCTTAAGTACTTCCCAAGAATTTTATGATTATTAATTAGTAGTAATGGCTTTGAGGTATTAATCAAAATATAGTAATGACCTCTGGATTGGATTGGTAGATGTTCAACATGCTAATTAAGCTACGATATTTTACTTACAGCATGTTACTCTAAGCCTTTCAATCTCAACAACTTACACAGGGTACAATCCTCTTTTAGAGGAAATCCCTCTGCACTCTAAGTCCCTTTTCACAGGCTACTTCAGAAGAGAGGCATTCAACTTCCAAACTTGAAAAGATTTTAGAAAACAACAATAGGTACTCTAAGTGTGTTACTAAATAACCCTGACAAGATATTGACCTTTGTATACATTACCTGATGTCAAAGCCCCCACTTCAACCCAGTACAGTGTAGAAACTTTGGAAAAAGTGACGATGCATAAGGTAATTGGCCCTAATACCATTTACTATACAAAGGTTGAACATATGCCACCAATAAGGCAATGTTGAATAAACATGAACATACGtgttgcaataatttttttttgtgtaaatTATGCTTCAGCACGTACACTTGTTTTGAGGgataagaaacaaaaatgtaagaaacaacaacaagaataacATAAGGCCATTTTCACACATAAAAGTATAGGAACCTATcacaaacaatgaaaaaagagAGAGCTGTCACTTGAAGATCACATCTTAATGACTTTCATAACTGCTTTGACCATGTATGGGCACATTCTCACATCAGATGTATCAAAACTCTAAACAACTTGTGGATTGCGTCTTTGTGACTTTGATACTAACCACTTACATCAAAATTGCTGTAAACTACAGTGTATATTATTCAGTTTGGTAAAGTCCACACTTACAACTAGGATTCTGGCAATTCCAAGTTTATAAAAAGGTAAAGATAAAAGCTTGAGAGTTTAATGACCAATAAAACCACTATATACCTCACAAACTAATCTAAAATTAGTCAGCTTTTGTCCAAGTTCTGCAAGCGAATCTGTTACTGCTGCCCTTAGCATCATGCAAAATAGTCGTTCCTCATAGCAACTGATTTTTGATAATTCCACAAAGAACTGCTCTGGTCTGTCAAGTACTGCCTCAGAATGTGtctcacaaaaagaaaaaatagctTGAAGCTCTTCTTCTGTTGGTCTCTATACacataaaaagaaaagatactGCTTTACAATTAATGCCTAAATTCAGAACAGCCTTGTCTAAATGAGTTAAAAAGCAATATTGCAAAATTGCTTATGAAACATCGTTTGTTTACACCATTGAACTAAAAAATcattcaaacaaacaaatttgccCTGGTCCTGCTCATCCCCCTTACTTGCAGAATGGGGATGAATAAGTAGTGAGAGAGTGGGACAAACACATATCAAAAACTTTTTGGGATCTGTTAAATGATGTACAATCTGATCTTACCATGCATGCAGGCACACAAATACTGAAATCACCAAGTATGATACAATGTGATCAATGCCTTGCACTGGACACCAGGTTGCCGTCATTGTGAGAGCACCTGGCTTCCACTAATGTGTCCTGGGTTTTAAATCTAGACTTTATTTGTGGAaagaatttgtttgttttttactcTACTCCAAAAGCCCACCCTCCACCACAGGCATTCCGGTGTTCCCCTCTCACCataaaccaaaatttgatttgctgtGGTGTAgattgatttgtagtctccccaattattatttttacaaacAGGAACCAGTTTTCTtgttgatgttttaattttaaGGCAGGGCTTACACTCAAATGAAACACAAAAGATGTGCTAGAGAAAATACAGCTTAATGTTCAGCACTGAATGTGCTAAAACACTGAAGTATTTCTTGTACAACTTTACTATTGCcatgctgaaaaagaagaagtaAAACTATGATGATCTTTAAGCTCTGCTTACAATTTCAAAGAGAGAAGTCAAGCTTTCTTGATCCAGAATAGTAGTGTTTACATTGTACAATGCATCTTTGATCTCATCCATTTGAACATGGAGACTTCTCAAGAATATTCCAACTGCCTGTGACCTTTTGTTATCCAACAAATGAACAACTTGCTGCTTGGCATTCTTTATAGAAGTTGACGAAAGAAAGTTCCCCTGTGATTTCCTCTCTACTTTGGCAAACAGTTCGGCAAAGTCACCAATATTGATATCTGGTTCTTCCAACTTTGCCCATACTGTGGCAGCTGATTCTTTGGCTTGATTTACAACTGGATTTAACTGTATCCGCTTCCAAAACAGCGGCTTCATGGGAACAGCTGAGGTTAAACAAACACGTTTAAACAGACCATAATAAGGTTACAGTTGTGTAAACAGTTCATTATTAATCATACAAGTGTACAATTTGACATATTAAAGTAAGCTAGTAAACATATCGCTTTGAGAATTGAACAGACATTTTTCAGAACAAACTAGAGCCCTCAAATCTTGAGTGCAACTTAtagtaacaaaataaaaacatactTGGGAAACAGGTAGGATTTTACTCCATTTTCTTGTGTTATCATTAGAATGACAATAATTTTACATAACGTTGTATTAAGAAAAAACAAGGTCTGTGTACATAAAATGGCTCCTTAGATTCACTGTCTAACACAGGCCAGATCATTGAAGCCTTGCGACAACTACTCCACATTGAAAAGTAAATTAGTATGAGAAAATATAGAATTACCTGGAGTAATTACCTTCTTCCGAAAAGAAGACTGTTTTCTTGCAGATAAAGATGCTGATAGGGGAAAAATCATTGGTAAGGATGGGGGAGGAGGGGGAACAACAGGGCAAGCTGATGTCCCTGAGAGGGGTGGTGGAacaggaggaggaggaggaacaCTGGGACAAGGAAATATCCCTGGAAGAGGTGGTGGGATAGGGGGAggaggagggggagggggaggaaGGCTGGTACAAGTTGACATTCCTTGGAGAGGAAgtggaggaggaggaggagcaGGAGGAACACTGGGACAGCTTAACATTGTGAGGGGAGTAGAAGGAGTGGGAGGCATTTTGAGTGCATCTTCCACAGCAAGAGAAGTTGGTGTTGGATCATTATTTTTATCACTAGGTTTGGGTGGAACAGGAATTTGACTTTCAGGAGCTAACAAGGACAGTGGAGAAAGCTGTGGTGGACATGGAAGAGGTGGTGGATATTGCATAAGATTGGTTATACAAGGACTTGAAGGTGGTGTTCTTGTAACAGGTAGACCTGCTCCAGGATGCATCTGGATGACAGTGACATCAGGGCAAACCTAGAGAtcaacaataaaacaagaaacATTAGAAAAAATGTTGCTATAAAGGCCTTTTCCTATTTCTGACAAGAAACACAGCAAGCGTAAATCTTTAAATGTCGAAACCCAAAACTTCACCATCAATCACCAAATGTTTACCAATAAACTACAGCACTGAGAAAAACACAGCAGAAGAAGGGAGAGTCAGTGAGTCAATCACCAAAGATCTATcaaataacagaacaaaaaacacaGTGGATATTCTGAATAATACCACTAGCTGCCTGTTTGTATATTTGATATCCTCctgtttcaaaaaattaatatttcactAGCACAATTTAAGAAACCTTTTGTACATTGCCACCTAATGAGGTTAGTtgagtctctttttttttataagtaTGGTCGCCAGTGTCATTAATTTTTGGGTTTCAATGGACTGGGTGGCATTCACCGGAATTTCATGAGGTAAATCATGAACCATAGTAATCCTGCCATACCACATGCTTAATCAACATACCAGGCTGACTGAAAAGTTAATATTGCACTTGAAGTGCTTCTGTCGACTCAAGTGCATTTGTGTGAATTTGTTCAAACACAAGGATTGAATTAATTGAAACAAGTTATCACAACATGAGAAAGCTGTGGAGTGTATTTTCTAGGATGAAGATGCTACAATGCCATCAAATGCACTCTACTATTCTAGATCTTTGGTTTTGTCTACTGTATATGTAGTTATCTTTGATGTGGAGGATTTTGGCTTGTTACTCAGATATCTACTGTAAAAACAAATGGTACACTACAACCACTGGATGACCATTTCAAGAACATATTAATTAAGTCAACTTGGATTGATTGAAATTGATTTTTAAATTGAAGCATATTCCCATTTTCGATTAAAAATGAACGGGAAAGGTCCGAAGAATATTTCGACCGCTCTTTAGTAATTATCAAGTTCAACgatgacaatgaaaaaaatacatCATCAGGAAATGATGGCTAATAAACTGAAGATTTAATGTTTGACTTTGCATTTTACTACAATTTTAGTACAGAACAACACATCTCGGGCAGATGATAAACCGGGATTTCCTTAGTAGGTTAGATTATTGGTTGACATTTGATGGTCGACGATGAAATTTTCGTTTCCATATTAAATGATCGTCTGCATCGTATAAAAGTGTTTCACCTGATTCCAATATACATTTCTCTAAGTTACAAAATCATTTGTTTCACATCAAACTCGATCAATGTTATGACCTTTCTTCAAATCGTCCCCGGCAGTATCATAGCTTCTCTTTCTAACTATCATCGAATTTACCTCATTTGCAGAATTCACGCGATTCATAAATTGCCGACGctaaaaactattaaaagcGCTTACCTGCCTCAATACCCCATTGGTCTTACATCCATCGAACAAGTTAGCTCGATCGATCAACCGATCGCCCTTCCACGCACTCTTGAATCCAGACCACCTCTGCATTTAGTCGATGGTGAGGACCTCGGCGTTGCGATGATACAAAAGGAGTTGTGCCATaccacccgaaataggcccgaaccTTTtcggcctatttcgggtgccacattTCTCTTTACACCTTCGCAACGCCGAGCTTCGTTCTAAatcatcaaacttcgcaatcctcttgttttttcattcatcaaaaacaagcggattgcagtttgacattAGCTTTTCGGGTCCGACAGCTTCTCCGCACTTTAGcgaaacaggcccctggggcAAAGACGTTTTAGTCAGGGAGCATATGTTCAAAAATGAGCTCCCGTGggaaatttgtgaagaaagcaaacCACTGTGCTAGTTGTGTTCAGGGGATctcaaataacaagaaaaatgatGTTGCCAAGTTTGCAACACGCTCAGAGCCGATTTAAGgagtatttttcaaaatgacatCAAAAGCTTAGCATGACAACgaggctgaaatttaaaatcatAAATATCTTTGTCGTATGCTTATCGCATACCACGAAACTAGCAGCAAATGCTAATCGTAACATTAGGAGGCTAAGAACATGACAGGCAGTGTCACGTGATTCttaacatgaaaacgaggcagTTCCATAAATTCCATTATGTGTTTGAGGTACCCCATCCTGGGTTTTCGTCATGTTTgacatttttctaaactatCTTAGGTTTATTAGATAGTGCCGGGCGAGATCTACTAAATAAGGTACATATTatattttgttgtatttcatggGGACCTATGACGTcatccaatatggccgccagGTAACTACAGTACTTAACTTTTCTAAAAGCTGGAAATTCCGAAAAAAAATGGACCGACAAAGATAAAGCCTTTTCGGTGTGTTTTTGGAGCATGCCTACATTAAGTGCATACTTTCCATTTATCTGTGCTGAATATGGGAAACTTAATGTAGCGAATATAAatttagcctgcgtagcaagcgtttccgttcggtttcggagcaaagaaagaccg
The nucleotide sequence above comes from Acropora muricata isolate sample 2 chromosome 12, ASM3666990v1, whole genome shotgun sequence. Encoded proteins:
- the LOC136892901 gene encoding formin-2-like isoform X2, which encodes MHPGAGLPVTRTPPSSPCITNLMQYPPPLPCPPQLSPLSLLAPESQIPVPPKPSDKNNDPTPTSLAVEDALKMPPTPSTPLTMLSCPSVPPAPPPPPLPLQGMSTCTSLPPPPPPPPPIPPPLPGIFPCPSVPPPPPVPPPLSGTSACPVVPPPPPSLPMIFPLSASLSARKQSSFRKKVITPAVPMKPLFWKRIQLNPVVNQAKESAATVWAKLEEPDINIGDFAELFAKVERKSQGNFLSSTSIKNAKQQVVHLLDNKRSQAVGIFLRSLHVQMDEIKDALYNVNTTILDQESLTSLFEIRPTEEELQAIFSFCETHSEAVLDRPEQFFVELSKISCYEERLFCMMLRAAVTDSLAELGQKLTNFRLVCERLKTSEEITNILGLVLAFGNYMNGGNVARGQADGFELEILPKLKDVKCRDKSSNLLQYLVCAYIEKFDENAGTVNSQFPLPEPNDLKVASQVTFEDMEDAIGSLRRQLESCERKLSKVMNGTSEDLKQPFVDVMYSFLEQSRRELSEQDQALEDCKKRYTLLWKFFSSKNSAACTPPQEFFELWTKFSSDFLSFWKKEQQLIAKQMYEEKKKKIYSEKVEGLVVKPAKITGLKLKLASSRKMSQEST
- the LOC136892901 gene encoding formin-2-like isoform X1; amino-acid sequence: MQRWSGFKSAWKGDRLIDRANLFDGCKTNGVLRQVCPDVTVIQMHPGAGLPVTRTPPSSPCITNLMQYPPPLPCPPQLSPLSLLAPESQIPVPPKPSDKNNDPTPTSLAVEDALKMPPTPSTPLTMLSCPSVPPAPPPPPLPLQGMSTCTSLPPPPPPPPPIPPPLPGIFPCPSVPPPPPVPPPLSGTSACPVVPPPPPSLPMIFPLSASLSARKQSSFRKKVITPAVPMKPLFWKRIQLNPVVNQAKESAATVWAKLEEPDINIGDFAELFAKVERKSQGNFLSSTSIKNAKQQVVHLLDNKRSQAVGIFLRSLHVQMDEIKDALYNVNTTILDQESLTSLFEIRPTEEELQAIFSFCETHSEAVLDRPEQFFVELSKISCYEERLFCMMLRAAVTDSLAELGQKLTNFRLVCERLKTSEEITNILGLVLAFGNYMNGGNVARGQADGFELEILPKLKDVKCRDKSSNLLQYLVCAYIEKFDENAGTVNSQFPLPEPNDLKVASQVTFEDMEDAIGSLRRQLESCERKLSKVMNGTSEDLKQPFVDVMYSFLEQSRRELSEQDQALEDCKKRYTLLWKFFSSKNSAACTPPQEFFELWTKFSSDFLSFWKKEQQLIAKQMYEEKKKKIYSEKVEGLVVKPAKITGLKLKLASSRKMSQEST